GTCTCTCCATAAATTGGATTTTTTAGTTTCAGTCGATCAATAATTCCTGCTGGTTTTAAATCGAATATTTTTTGCAATTTCGAAGCAATTTCTCCATCAGAAAGATTCAATTTTGCAGTACCATAAGTATCTACAAAAACTCCTGTTGGCTCTGCAACACCAATAGCATAAGATACTTGGATCAAAATTTTCTCTGCCAAACCTGCTGCTACAGCATTTTTTGCAATATGTCTTGCTGCATAAGCAGCTGATCTATCCACCTTAGATGGATCTTTCCCAGAAAAGGCTCCTCCACCATGAGCACCTCTACCCCCATAGGTATCTACAATAATTTTTCTACCAGTTAGTCCAGCATCTCCATGAGGACCACCAATTACAAATTTACCAGTTGGGTTCACATGATACTGAATATCTGATCCAAAAAGGTCTGCATTTTTCTGATCTAGCTTTGAAATTATTCTTGGAATCAAAATTTTCACAACATCGTCTTTGATTCTTGCCAACATCGATTTTTCTTCATCAAAGTCGTCATGCTGAGTAGAAAGAACGATCGCTTCAATTCTTTCTGGCTGATGATCGTCTGAATATTGAATAGTTACCTGAGACTTTGCATCGGGTCTAAGGTATGGCATTGGTGAATTTTCCATTCTACGCAACTCTGCCAACTCAATTAAAAGCATGTGAGACAACTGAAGAGCAAGAGGCATATAGCTTTCCGTTTCATCCGTAGCATATCCAAACATGATTCCCTGGTCTCCTGCACCTTGTTCTTCATCTTCTCTATCTACCCCTCGGTTAATATCCGCAGATTGTTCGTGAATGGATGATAAAATCCCACAAGAATTTGCATCAAATTGATATTCTGATTTTGTATAACCAATATTGGCAATAGTTTTTCTGGCTTGCAGTTGTAAATCTACATAAGCATTAGATTTTACTTCACCTGCTAATACTGTAAGACCAGTAGTTACAAGAGTTTCACATGCAACTTTGGCTTCAGAATCTTGAATAAGGAATGCATCTAATACGCTATCAGATACTTGATCGGCTATTTTATCTGGATGTCCTTCAGAAACAGATTCTGATGTAAAAAAATATGACATAAATAAGTTTTTCTAGCAAAAAGGGAGAGTAATAGTCTAAATATGGTGTCTTGCTATGAAAAGAAACTGCTTTAGCATTTTTTTTCGTGGTTGCAATCAGACAAATCAATCCACCTTTTTAAGTTAATAGGATACAAATATAGTTTTTTCGTTTCTAATTGTATAACAAATATTTTTTTCTTTTCGTTTTATAGGTCTTTAAATCTTTTTCCCAAGACTTTTTTATCTCACTAGCTGTTTTCCCTTCCATAATTTGTTGAGATAATATTTTGGTTCCAGCCAGTTTATGAAAAAATGGTTTAAAAAAATCTTTCCTCCCATGTTTTTGGTACGCCGTAATCAGCCAATCTAAGTTTAGGGCATTCAATTTTTCATTTTGTCTTAAGTCAAATCCCTTACATAACTTATTTTCGTGTTTAGGATATTTTGCTCCTTCTCTACTCATGGGCTGAAAACTAAAGGATTCTTTCCACTCAGGATGACCAAAAATTTGAAAAGGCATTTCGGTTCCTCTTCCCACACTCACTGGGGTTCCTTCAAAAAAACAAAGGGACGGATACAGATAAATAGATTGCTGATTGGGTAAATTTGGTGATGGTTTTATGGGTAAAACATAGGCTGCTTGATGATCATAATTTTCACAAAGGATAAAATCTAATTCACATTGTATTCCATCTTTCAACCATTTTTCTCCATTAATCATTTGTGCGTACTCTGCCATAGTCATCCCATGAACAACAGGCACAGGATGCATTCCCACAAAAGACTGATGCTCTTTTTCCAAAATGGGTCCATCTATATAGTGTCCATTTGGATTTGGACGATCTAAAACCAAAACTGGAATATTTTGCTCTGCACAAGCTTCCATTACATAGTGTAAAGTGGAAATATAGGTATAGAACCTTGCTCCTACATCCTGAATATCAAAAACCACTAAGTCAATTCCTTTTAAATCCTCTGCTTTCGGTTTTTTATTTTTTCCGTACAAAGATTTTATGGTTAAACCTGTTTGAGAATCTACACCTTTTTTTACTTTTTCTCCTGCATCATGTTTTCCTCTAAAACCATGTTCTGGTGCATAAATAAAGGCGATATCTCTTCCATTAGAATGTAAAAAATCTACAGTAGTTGCCGAAGTTTGATTTGCCACAATGACAATTTTCTTGTTTCCTACTTTGCGAAACAAATCATCTAACTGAGCTGCACCAACAATGATCGCTTTGGCTTCTTCTTGGGCAATAGTTTTCTCAGGTTGAGGTTCAACATTTTTTTGATTTTGCCCGCTACATGAACTTATAATTAGCACTAAAAATAAAAATTTCCACATTCTCTTCATATTTAGACACAAAAATAGACATTTAATCTGTATAGTTTTTCAACCACTCTTTAAAGGGTTTTATTCGGTCTCTTGAAACAAAAATCTCTTTATCCACAGGAGGATTAAGCGCTATTTTTAGTTTAGTACTAGAATAATATGTCATTTCAGAAATGGCATTAAAATGAATAATCATTTGCCTATTAATCTGGAAAAACAATCTAGGGTTTAGTTCTTTTCCAAAGTTTTCAAGAGATTGATCTAAAAAATATTTTTCGCCTTTATTGGTTCGGATAAAAGTTGTTTTTAGTTCAGAAAATACAAAAGCAACTTCTTGAATTCGGATCGTCTTTAGTTGGTGTCCCGATTTGATAAGAAATACATTTTTGTAATTTTTTTGTAATTTCTGTACTTGATTTACCGAACTCAGTTTTTGATATTTTTCTATGGCTTGATCAAGATCTTGCCCTTTTATCGGCTTCAGCAAATAATGAATACTGTTATGCTTAAATGCCTCAATGGAATATTGGTCATAAGCAGTTACAAAAATGATTTTTGAATCAATTACCAATTGGTTAAAAATATCAAAAGATTTTCCGTCTCCAAGTTCAATATCTGAAAATATAAGATCTGGTGCTTCATTTTGAGCCAGCCACAACAAAGATTCTTCAACGGAAGTTAAAATGTTTACCACTTCTAACTCACGATCCAAAAGAAGCTTGCATAAGTAATTAGCAGTTCTTTTTTCATCTTCAATAACAATACATTTGATCATGGTAGTAAAGGGATTTGCAGGGCGAAGATGCCATTTTCTTGAATGATTTTTATAGATTTTTTTGTGATAATCTCCGAACGTTTATTAAGGTTTTTTAAACCGATTCCCGTTCCTGAAGAATCACTGCGCTGCTGTACATTATTCTCGATCACAATATTATTTTGATGAAAATAGATTCTTATTTTTAGTGGATTTTTCATAGAAAAAGTATTGTGTCTTAGAGCATTCTCAATACCTATTTGAATAGAAAGCGGTAAAATTTCTTGAGAAGCTTCAATTGCTTTTCTTTCTATCTGGATGTCTAAGGCTTCCTCAAATCTTGTTTCTTGCATAAAAAGATACTTTTCTGCAAATTCTAGCTCATCTTTAAGTTTAACCAAATTTTTCTCATTGTTCTGGGTAATGTATCGATAAACATCTGCGAATCGATCTAGGTATTCATTTGCCAATTCTTTATCAGTATAAATCAGCTCTTTGAGTACACTCAAACTATTAAACAAAAAATGGGCATCCATTTGTTTTTGAAGCGCTAAAACCTCACTTTCTAGTTTGGCAATTTTTAGTGCTTCATTCTTTTTAATTTGTTCTTTAAATGCTAGAATAAATCCACGAAGATGAAACACCAATGAGATAATCAAACTCCATTTGATAATCTCTAAATAGCCTGACATACTTCGATCTCCCCAAAGTACTTCGATAGGCATACCTCTCCTGAGTACCAACATGATCCAAGCGATGAATACAGCAACTAAAAAAGAATAGCCAATGGTGACAATTACTCCTGTGAAAATTCGCATTTTTAATTGTTTCATCCAGCTAAATTTCTTGTTCAAACGATCTGAAAGATAACCATTCCCAAATCCTAACAAAAGGGTGTATTGCATACTCCAAAGGAGGTAATTAAAGAAGCCCTCCCAAGAGGCACCTCCTGGATTAAAAACAACGAATGAGAGCGGAAATAAAATGGCAATAATGACTAAAGCGATAAAATAAAACCTTTTTTCCATGTTTAAAGATATTTAATTTTAAGAAGATTTTGATTCGTATTTTTCTGATTTTTCAGATCTATATACTCATCAACGAACTTTTTTTATGTGCAATGAACCGTTGCAAAAATTTTCTAAAATCATAGTATATGAAGTTAAAAAGTCTTTGCAACGGTCTTTGTTTAGATTTTAAATCTTTCTATGGGTTTATTCCGATTGTATTGCTAAATCTAAAGCAACTTTTCTTCTTTTTACTTTAAATTTTGTCATTTCGAAGGTTGGTTTTGCCATGAGCGGAAAAATATTTTCTCCAGAGAAACTATAGGGTTCTGTTGGAATTCCTTTTGAGTTTCTATCCAAGTTCTTATTGTCGTTGATGTCTTGAAACATCGCAACAGCATATTCTCCTCTAGGAAGCTCAAAGGTCATAGTATTACCTTTAGATACCGCCATTCTTCTTGCGGTAAAAGGTGCATCTCCTAAGAATGTTTTAGCGTCTTTGTAGATGGCTACCATCCAATACCCTTTTTGAGATTGAGCATGGGTAAAGGTTAAATTTACTTCGGTAGTCTTTTGTGAAAAACCATTGGAAATCATTAAAAGACTCATAAGTGATAAAATAATTGCTTTCATGTTGTTTTGTTTTATGATTAAATAACTGAAGCAAATATCACTCGTATCTAGCGTATCCAAAAAATAAATATCCCCAATGGTGAATTATGATTACTGAGTGGTGAAAAGTTTTCCGTGAAAGATTTTAAAGAGTATAAAATCTAAGATATTTCTGTTCTATTGATCAAATAATCCTTTATTTTGGTGAAAATTGAGGTCTAGAACTTCATAAGCTTTTTCTGTACAAACACGCCCTCTTTGTGTTCTCATAAGGTAACCTTGTTGGATTAAGAAAGGTTCATATACTTCTTCAATGGTTTCAACTTTTTCGCTTACTGCCGTAGCAATTGTTCCTACACCCACAGGTCCACCTTTGAATTTCTCAATGATGGTTTGTAAAATTAGAATATCCATTTCATCCAATCCATTTTCATGAATCTTTAATGCTTGAAGTCCAAATTTGGTAATTTGAAGATCTACTTTTCCGTTCCCTTTGATTTCTGCAAAATCTCTTACCCTTCTCAAAAGAGCATTGGCGATTCTTGGTGTTCCTCTACTTCGTCTAGCAAGTTCCAAGGCTGCACTTTCTTCAATGGGAGTTTGCAGAATTCCTGCTGATCTCTTAATAATATTCGCAAGGGTATTTTGGTCATAATATTGTAATCTACAATTAATTCCAAAACGAGCTCTGAGCGGTGAAGTCAATAAGCCTGCTCTTGTCGTTGCTCCTATTAAGGTGAAATTATTCAAGCTTATTTGTACAGTTCGAGCACTAGGCCCCGTATCAATCATGATATCAATACGGTAATCCTCCATTGCACTGTATAGATATTCCTCAATCACAGGTGATAAACGATGAATTTCATCAATAAAAAGAACATCACCCTCATTTAGGTTCGTTAGTAAACCTGCAAGATCTCCAGGTTTTTCTAACACAGGCCCTGAAGTAATTTTTATCTCACTGCCCATTTCATTGGCAATAATATTGGCAAGTGTTGTTTTTCCTAATCCTGGTGGTCCATGTAGCAATACATGATCTAGAGCTTCTTCACGTAACCGTGCTGCTTCCGTGAAGACTTTTAGGTTTTCTATGACTTTATCTTGCCCTGTAAAATCGGAAAAACTTAAAGGTCTAATCGATTTTTCAAAGCTGTCCTCTTGTTCAGATTCGTTATCTAAGAATATTTCATTCATTGTTTCAAAGGTACACTTAATGCGTGATAAAGAAGAAGTTTATATTGACAATTAAGGAGCTACAACTTGCATCAACTGACCACAAATAAGGGCGGCATAAGTTCCTAATGCATATCCTAATACGGCTAAAAGAACTCCTACAGGGGCTAAACTAGGATGAAAAGCACCTGCTACTACAGGAGCAGAAGCTGCTCCACCAATATTCGCCTTTGATCCCACTGCCACAAAGAAATAAGGTGCTTTGATGATTTTTGCGACCACAAAAAGCAATAATACGTGTATTGCCATCCAAATCAAACCAATTACAAAAAGTTCTGGATTATCAAATATCGCAAGTATATCCATTTTCATACCGATACTAGCAACTAGAAAATAAATAAATACCGATCCTATTTTAGAGGCTCCAGCACCTTCATAGTTTCTAAGCCTTGTAAAAGACAAAATCACTCCACCTGTGGTAGCCAAAACGATGAGCCAGAAAAAACTTGAACCTAATGAGAATTTATTTAAAAAGGGAAGATTTTCACTAATCCAAGGCGCTAGAATATCTGCACCGTAATGAGAAAAACCAGTAATTCCAAAAGCGATTCCTAGAATCACCATTAAATCAGTAAGTGTCGGATTTTTACTAATAGAATCCTGAAAAGCTATCATCTTATTTTTTAAAGTTTCTATTGCCGTGGTATCAGCTTTCAAAAAATGGTCTATTTTATCTTTTTTACCTATTCCAAACAATAGAAATGCCATCCAAACATTGGCAACCAAAACATCAACGATGATCATTTTTGAAAACATGGCATCATTCACATTAAATACCTCTTTCATTGCTACTTGGTTTGCTCCACCTCCTATCCAAGAACCTGCAACAGTTGTCATTCCACGCCAAACGGCTTCGGGGCCGGCTCCACCCACCCATTCTGGGGCAAAAGAAGAAACTATCAAAATTGTTAGTGGTCCTCCAATAACAATTCCTGCTGTTCCTGTCAAAAACATGATAATGGCTTTAGGACCTAGGTTGAATATACCTTTAAGGTCAATACTCAATGTAAGCAGAACTAGAGCCGCAGGTAGCATAAACCTTGTTGCGATATAGTAAATATCCTTAGAGTCTTTTGCCGAAATAATATTGAGCGTATTGAGAATCGCTGGCAAAAAATAGCACATCAAAAGTGCGGGTATTATTTTATAAAATTTTGACCAAAACCCTTCTTTTTTAGAAGAGGTATAGAATACAAATGCCAGCACAATGGCTAAAACTCCAAAAACGGTGGCTTTATTGGTAAATAATGTTTCTGTCATGATGATTGAAAATTAAAAAAACCCATTCATAATATACTATGAATGGGTTTAGAATATTTTACGAATGTTTACTACAAGATGAAAATTACTCCGAATCTTGCAGATTTAAAATCAAACCCAAAGCTTCCATCTGTATTTGTAGTACTCCCTACACCATTTACATCAATAGAAAATGCACCTCCATATACTTGGAAACCAGCCTCAGCCATAATTCCTATTTTACCGAATCTGAATCTTACTCCTGGACCTAATTCACCTATTCCTTGGTCTGCAGAGATATCCTGACCATTAACTTTTGCTGTAACCGTCTGCATACCAGCTCCTGCAAATATATAGGTATAATCGGTAATAAATGGAGCTCGTGATCTTAACTGTATCGTTCTCACGTTTTGATCGATTGATTCAAGCTTTCCGTCAACTGTCGGAATTTCTATTGTGTTCGGTACGTATGAAGCAAATATAGAATATTTACCCAATCCTATTTCCGCAAAAGCTCCTGGTTTTTCAATTACGGCATCGTAGTGTACCCCTAAACTTACCAAGAAAAGCTGTCCACCAGAGGCTCCGCCTCCTCCTCTTCCCGAAGAGAAACCACCTCTTGAGAAATTTCCGCCTCCATATCCGTTAATTCCTCCACTACGGAAATCAATTTGAGCGAAAGATTCGGAGATACTAAATAAAAGAACTAGGGCTAATAATATTTTTTTCATTTTACTTTGTTAATTTCTTGTTTTACAAATGATATCTTACACCAAATATTCCTGAATATCCAGCAATTTGTGGTTTATAAAATGGTTCAAAAATCGGGAATTTAATACTTTGCTCTCTAGACATAGAAGCAAAGAAAAGAACCTCTGCAAAAATATTTACTCTGTTAAGTCTAAGTTGTAATGTTGATTTATTCATTAACTGTAAAATGGCTGATGAATGATTAAAATCATGAGCTCCATTTGTTGTTTCGAATACATAGTTAAAACTTGCATTATACAACATCACACCTATGGTAGGACAAACAGGGGCAAAAGCAAAACGCGAATTTTGAGAACCAATTACATATCGTCCAAAACTAAATCTTACTTGAGTAGAACTATAACTAAAATAAAACTGAGTAATATCATCAATATAAGTCTCTTTGTTATTTTTGTCTTTAAAATCTTTGTCATAAATACTGTTAGGAAAGAAACCTAAATAGGTATTGCTATAAGTGTTATTCCCTAGCATTTTTCTATCGTTCTCTGTTGTAGAAATAGAAGCTCCTACATCAATAAACGCATAGTCATTCATTTTATACCTAAGAGACAAATCTAGACCATAAGAATCAGACATTGCAGAATTTGAGTATTGTTTATCCTTTATCTGTGAATAAAATCCTCCTACCCCTACTTCCCAAGTTCTTAAAAAACCATCTCTAGGGCTTTTTGGGTAATATTTTTTGATTTGCGCTTGAGCAGACCATGATGCAACGAATGCAATAAATAATAGTAATATTCTTTTTGTCATGGCTTAAAATTTAAAAAACATTCGATAACCGATACTAAATGAAATTGCCGATGAAGGTCGTTCTTTATCAAACACGGAAGTGGTCATATACTGAACTTCACTAAACCACCCTCTATGAAAATGAACTCCAAAACCTACATTTGCATAAGTTCTAGAGAATTCATGGTTTATTTCTGGCACTTTGATTGATGAACCGTTGGGTAGTTTTATTTCACCGTCTCCATTTGGAAGAAGGTCATACTTTGAATTCACTCCTTCTACCCCCACATTTAGATACCATAATTTTTTTGCTAATGCAAAGAAATAATTTGTTTCTAACGCATAACTATAGGTCCCTACACTTGCAGAAGCCATATAAGGGTAAGGATTATCATTCAATGTAATTAAATGGTGTTCGTTATTTACAGAATAAGGTAAAAACTGTGTAAACGAAGCCGTAAGCGTAAACACTTTTAATGGAATATGGGCTCTTAATCTTAAACCATTTTCCATAAAATCCAATGGAATTCCGATATCAGCGGTTTGTGTATTGGATACTGAAGCGTCCAAAATATCAACTGTTGTTGTCGTAGTTTGAAAACTTTCATTAGTCAAATGAAACATAGAACGAAAAGAGGCATCAATATACAAAAATGGTTTTCCTTTTCGGTTGGATCTAGACTTTGCACTCCCAAATGAAATGTTTTTGGATGGTAGTCCTCCTAAATAACGATAAGCTCTTATCCCAAATGGCGGATGCTCATCCGACTGGGCGTAAGAGGAAAAGCCTAGAAAAAAAGCAAAAAATACGATTAAAATACTCCTCATGAATAGATGATTTACCCCAAATATAAAAAAAGAAGTTAAATCTATGACGATTAACTTCTTTTTTTTGTGTTTAACAATAATTTTTTAATGTGGTAATTTATCCTTAATAAGACCATAAACAAATGTACCAAGTGCACCCATGAGTACCATCAGAACAAAAACTGAAGCACCTCTCCCAAGCCAAACAAACATAGGACCTGGGCAAGCTCCTGTAATAGACCATCCAAGTCCAAAAATTATTCCTCCGATGATGTATTTACGTAGTCCAGCTTCTTTAATTCTGAAATACATATTTTTTTGTCGATTATTTTTCCAATAATTCTTTTTGGCAATGGCAATTAAAATAATACCCGTTACTACAGCAGAACCAATGACTCCATACATATGAAAAGATTGGAAATGAAACATTTCTTGAATTCTGAACCATGAAATTACTTGTGATTTAGATAATACAACTCCGAAAAGTGTTCCAAGAATAAAAAAGGGAAGTAGTTTTTTCATGATTTAGAAAATTAAAGGTAAAACAATATGAGTAACAAATAAACCGCCTATAAAAAATCCAATTACAGCAATAAGCGAAGGAAGTTGTAGGTTACTTAGGCCTGATATTGCATGACCAGAGGTACAACCTTGAGCATAGCGTGCTCCAAATCCTACTAAAAATGGACCAAGAAGCATGAAAAACCAACCGTTTCCAGAAAATAAGTTATCCCAAGAAAAAATTTCTTTTGGAAATAAACTGTTGCCATCATGGCTCAAATTCCATCCTGCCAAAACCTCTTTGAAAGAATCTGCTAGTTCAATATCTCCAATTTCAAGAAAATTTGCACTCAAAAATCCTCCAAAAACAACTCCTAAAATAAAAGTAATATTCCATGCCTGATCTTTCCAATTACTATCAAAAAAACTACAGTATTTACCAGCGCCGCTCATAGAGCACATAGTCTTGAAATTTGTCGAAATACCCATACCATCTCCTACATAGTGCATAGCAAACATCACCAAGGCTATTAATGGCCCCGCTATATACCATGGGAAAGGTTGAAAAATAATGTCCATAATCTTACGTCTTTTAATCGGCAAAATTCATGGAAATTTTCACTAAAAATGGTAATTCAAATCACCAGAGAATGGAGTTTTGTATATAACACTATTTTCTCCGCTATTTTATACCAATTACGGTGTTAATTCACTCATTAGACCTCATAAAGCAAAAACTAAAAATTTCGTAAATTTGTATAATAAACTTTCGATAATGGATTTTCAAGCATCAAAAAAAGAATTACTGAAAACAATATTAGATATTGATAATACCGCTATGATTCAAAGAATTTCCGAATTTATTAAGAGAGAAAAAGCTGATTTTTGGAATGAACTTTCCATAGAGGAACAAAATGAAATTCAACAAGGCATGTCGGACTTAAAAAAGGGTGACAAAATTGAGTTTAATGAGTTCCTTAAAAGGATCGGTTAGTGAAAGTGTACTTATCGAAAACAGCTGAAGAAAAGCTTACCATTCTTCTGGAATTTCTTTTAACAGAGTGGAATCAAAAAGTTCGAAATGATTTTTTGAATAAATTAAAAGCTAAAATCAACCAAATTTCTGCCCAACCTGAAAGCTGTCCTCAATCAGAAGAAGTTAAGGGTCTTTTCAAGTGTGTCGTACAAAACAAAACACATTATACTATCAAATAAATATAGAAGAACAAGCTATTGAGATTATTACCTTTATTGACATAGGCAAAACCCAAATTCTATCAAAAGAGAAATAAAATCACATAAAATATAACAAAAGTTAAAATCAATAAATGTAATTAGGGAAAGTGGGTAC
The sequence above is a segment of the Flavobacteriales bacterium genome. Coding sequences within it:
- a CDS encoding DUF819 family protein, which encodes MTETLFTNKATVFGVLAIVLAFVFYTSSKKEGFWSKFYKIIPALLMCYFLPAILNTLNIISAKDSKDIYYIATRFMLPAALVLLTLSIDLKGIFNLGPKAIIMFLTGTAGIVIGGPLTILIVSSFAPEWVGGAGPEAVWRGMTTVAGSWIGGGANQVAMKEVFNVNDAMFSKMIIVDVLVANVWMAFLLFGIGKKDKIDHFLKADTTAIETLKNKMIAFQDSISKNPTLTDLMVILGIAFGITGFSHYGADILAPWISENLPFLNKFSLGSSFFWLIVLATTGGVILSFTRLRNYEGAGASKIGSVFIYFLVASIGMKMDILAIFDNPELFVIGLIWMAIHVLLLFVVAKIIKAPYFFVAVGSKANIGGAASAPVVAGAFHPSLAPVGVLLAVLGYALGTYAALICGQLMQVVAP
- the metK gene encoding methionine adenosyltransferase produces the protein MSYFFTSESVSEGHPDKIADQVSDSVLDAFLIQDSEAKVACETLVTTGLTVLAGEVKSNAYVDLQLQARKTIANIGYTKSEYQFDANSCGILSSIHEQSADINRGVDREDEEQGAGDQGIMFGYATDETESYMPLALQLSHMLLIELAELRRMENSPMPYLRPDAKSQVTIQYSDDHQPERIEAIVLSTQHDDFDEEKSMLARIKDDVVKILIPRIISKLDQKNADLFGSDIQYHVNPTGKFVIGGPHGDAGLTGRKIIVDTYGGRGAHGGGAFSGKDPSKVDRSAAYAARHIAKNAVAAGLAEKILIQVSYAIGVAEPTGVFVDTYGTAKLNLSDGEIASKLQKIFDLKPAGIIDRLKLKNPIYGETAKYGHFGREPFEKEVSIEVSPNTFETKKASFFTWEKLDFVEAIQSEFGI
- the ruvB gene encoding Holliday junction branch migration DNA helicase RuvB, with amino-acid sequence MNEIFLDNESEQEDSFEKSIRPLSFSDFTGQDKVIENLKVFTEAARLREEALDHVLLHGPPGLGKTTLANIIANEMGSEIKITSGPVLEKPGDLAGLLTNLNEGDVLFIDEIHRLSPVIEEYLYSAMEDYRIDIMIDTGPSARTVQISLNNFTLIGATTRAGLLTSPLRARFGINCRLQYYDQNTLANIIKRSAGILQTPIEESAALELARRSRGTPRIANALLRRVRDFAEIKGNGKVDLQITKFGLQALKIHENGLDEMDILILQTIIEKFKGGPVGVGTIATAVSEKVETIEEVYEPFLIQQGYLMRTQRGRVCTEKAYEVLDLNFHQNKGLFDQ
- a CDS encoding histidine kinase — protein: MEKRFYFIALVIIAILFPLSFVVFNPGGASWEGFFNYLLWSMQYTLLLGFGNGYLSDRLNKKFSWMKQLKMRIFTGVIVTIGYSFLVAVFIAWIMLVLRRGMPIEVLWGDRSMSGYLEIIKWSLIISLVFHLRGFILAFKEQIKKNEALKIAKLESEVLALQKQMDAHFLFNSLSVLKELIYTDKELANEYLDRFADVYRYITQNNEKNLVKLKDELEFAEKYLFMQETRFEEALDIQIERKAIEASQEILPLSIQIGIENALRHNTFSMKNPLKIRIYFHQNNIVIENNVQQRSDSSGTGIGLKNLNKRSEIITKKSIKIIQENGIFALQIPLLP
- a CDS encoding YeeE/YedE thiosulfate transporter family protein — encoded protein: MKKLLPFFILGTLFGVVLSKSQVISWFRIQEMFHFQSFHMYGVIGSAVVTGIILIAIAKKNYWKNNRQKNMYFRIKEAGLRKYIIGGIIFGLGWSITGACPGPMFVWLGRGASVFVLMVLMGALGTFVYGLIKDKLPH
- a CDS encoding DUF1343 domain-containing protein yields the protein MWKFLFLVLIISSCSGQNQKNVEPQPEKTIAQEEAKAIIVGAAQLDDLFRKVGNKKIVIVANQTSATTVDFLHSNGRDIAFIYAPEHGFRGKHDAGEKVKKGVDSQTGLTIKSLYGKNKKPKAEDLKGIDLVVFDIQDVGARFYTYISTLHYVMEACAEQNIPVLVLDRPNPNGHYIDGPILEKEHQSFVGMHPVPVVHGMTMAEYAQMINGEKWLKDGIQCELDFILCENYDHQAAYVLPIKPSPNLPNQQSIYLYPSLCFFEGTPVSVGRGTEMPFQIFGHPEWKESFSFQPMSREGAKYPKHENKLCKGFDLRQNEKLNALNLDWLITAYQKHGRKDFFKPFFHKLAGTKILSQQIMEGKTASEIKKSWEKDLKTYKTKRKKYLLYN
- a CDS encoding YeeE/YedE family protein, with protein sequence MDIIFQPFPWYIAGPLIALVMFAMHYVGDGMGISTNFKTMCSMSGAGKYCSFFDSNWKDQAWNITFILGVVFGGFLSANFLEIGDIELADSFKEVLAGWNLSHDGNSLFPKEIFSWDNLFSGNGWFFMLLGPFLVGFGARYAQGCTSGHAISGLSNLQLPSLIAVIGFFIGGLFVTHIVLPLIF
- a CDS encoding LytTR family DNA-binding domain-containing protein; the encoded protein is MIKCIVIEDEKRTANYLCKLLLDRELEVVNILTSVEESLLWLAQNEAPDLIFSDIELGDGKSFDIFNQLVIDSKIIFVTAYDQYSIEAFKHNSIHYLLKPIKGQDLDQAIEKYQKLSSVNQVQKLQKNYKNVFLIKSGHQLKTIRIQEVAFVFSELKTTFIRTNKGEKYFLDQSLENFGKELNPRLFFQINRQMIIHFNAISEMTYYSSTKLKIALNPPVDKEIFVSRDRIKPFKEWLKNYTD
- a CDS encoding type II toxin-antitoxin system RelE/ParE family toxin, with the protein product MYLSKTAEEKLTILLEFLLTEWNQKVRNDFLNKLKAKINQISAQPESCPQSEEVKGLFKCVVQNKTHYTIK
- a CDS encoding DUF2141 domain-containing protein, which codes for MKAIILSLMSLLMISNGFSQKTTEVNLTFTHAQSQKGYWMVAIYKDAKTFLGDAPFTARRMAVSKGNTMTFELPRGEYAVAMFQDINDNKNLDRNSKGIPTEPYSFSGENIFPLMAKPTFEMTKFKVKRRKVALDLAIQSE